One genomic region from Pseudoduganella lutea encodes:
- a CDS encoding acyltransferase family protein — protein MKSHIPELDLLRFGAAISVMLFHLAFRGAAADGFSPLYYEPLAAPMKYGYLGVDLFFMISGFVIMVSAQSGSIVNFISSRLSRLYPAFWICCSITFCIILLSETTLYPAKTSAWLFNMTMMPGSFGVPFLDGSYWSLGIEIKFYVLIACIIAIGQIQRAEWFMYAWLAAAVMNIAVPIPFLVSKLILTYAPCFIAGALFYFVRQKGSTPLRWTGIAVAWILMLQRGVDMAGEQTAHYGVAHSAVVICFTLTAFFAMFTAISLQKTGSLAKAKWPLLGALTYPLYLLHQTIGYIIFSKLHDALNEHLLFWGTVALSFGAAYVVTLIEAPLIRTMRNGLSKILEPVAKLAGLGTKVSPT, from the coding sequence ATGAAATCACATATTCCCGAATTGGATTTGCTTCGCTTTGGCGCAGCAATCTCAGTAATGCTTTTTCACCTAGCCTTTCGAGGCGCAGCTGCAGATGGGTTCTCGCCACTTTATTACGAGCCGCTAGCGGCGCCAATGAAATATGGCTATCTGGGCGTCGATCTGTTTTTCATGATTAGTGGTTTCGTCATCATGGTAAGTGCGCAATCGGGGTCAATCGTTAATTTCATTTCCTCACGCCTTTCACGACTGTACCCGGCATTCTGGATCTGCTGCAGCATAACCTTCTGCATCATTCTGCTATCCGAAACTACGCTGTATCCGGCAAAAACTTCTGCTTGGCTTTTCAACATGACAATGATGCCAGGCTCGTTCGGCGTACCATTCCTGGATGGTTCCTACTGGTCGCTTGGGATAGAAATAAAATTCTACGTGCTTATAGCGTGCATTATCGCTATTGGCCAGATTCAGCGAGCCGAATGGTTTATGTATGCATGGCTTGCTGCTGCAGTCATGAATATTGCTGTGCCAATACCTTTCCTTGTCAGCAAGCTAATACTGACATATGCTCCCTGCTTTATCGCAGGCGCTCTTTTTTATTTTGTGCGGCAGAAGGGTTCAACACCACTGCGCTGGACCGGCATTGCTGTCGCGTGGATACTAATGCTGCAGAGGGGTGTAGACATGGCTGGCGAACAGACAGCACATTATGGCGTGGCACATAGTGCCGTCGTAATCTGCTTCACCTTGACAGCATTCTTCGCCATGTTTACTGCGATCAGTCTTCAAAAAACAGGCAGCCTCGCCAAGGCAAAGTGGCCTCTGCTTGGCGCACTTACCTATCCGCTTTATTTACTCCACCAAACCATTGGGTACATAATATTTTCGAAATTGCATGACGCTCTTAATGAGCATCTATTGTTCTGGGGAACGGTAGCCTTATCGTTCGGAGCTGCTTACGTTGTTACGCTCATTGAAGCCCCTTTGATAAGAACCATGCGAAATGGTCTGAGCAAGATTCTCGAACCGGTCGCCAAGTTGGCCGGGCTTGGCACTAAAGTGTCTCCAACGTGA
- a CDS encoding energy transducer TonB: MNKRFMGVLAAVLFAGAASAAEVPASFDSKNCKADYPKASLMNEEQGTVSMAFLVSSGGDVKDSKVEKSSGFKNLDKAAIKSLSACKFKPGSKDGSPAETWTKVDYAWKLD, encoded by the coding sequence ATGAACAAGCGTTTCATGGGTGTACTGGCCGCGGTGCTCTTCGCTGGTGCCGCTTCCGCCGCGGAAGTGCCGGCTTCCTTCGACAGCAAGAACTGCAAGGCCGATTATCCGAAGGCTTCGCTGATGAACGAGGAGCAAGGCACGGTGTCGATGGCCTTCCTGGTTTCGTCCGGCGGTGACGTGAAGGATTCCAAGGTGGAGAAGTCGAGCGGCTTCAAGAACCTGGACAAGGCCGCGATCAAGTCGCTGTCCGCCTGCAAGTTCAAGCCGGGTTCGAAGGATGGCTCGCCCGCGGAGACCTGGACGAAGGTCGACTACGCCTGGAAGCTGGACTGA
- a CDS encoding fumarate hydratase, translating to MTIIKQDDLIESVAAALQYISYYHPADYIQHLGRAYESEQSPAAKDAIAQILTNSRMCAEGKRPICQDTGMVNVFLKIGMGVRFEGFTGTVTDAVNEGVRRAYNFADNKLRASIVADPHFERKNTKDNTPAVVHMELVEGNTVDVGVAAKGGGSENKTKFVMLNPSDSLVDWVLKTVPLMGAGWCPPGMLGIGIGGSAEKAMLLAKESLMEDIDMFELKKRGPQNKLEELRIELCDKINALGIGAQGLGGLTTVLDVKINMYPTHAASKPVAMIPNCAATRHAHFVLDGSGPAYIEPPKLSDWPSVSWAPDTEKSKRVDLNTLTKEEVASWTPGQTLLLNGKMLTGRDAAHKRIQDMLAKGEPLPVDFTNRVIYYVGPVDPVGSEVVGPAGPTTATRMDKFTDMMLEKTGLISMVGKAERGPVAIESIQRHKSAYLMAVGGAAYLVSKAIKNAKVVGFEDLGMEAIYEFDVVDMPVTVAVDSTGTSVHQTGPKEWAVRIENLKAEGALA from the coding sequence ATGACCATCATCAAGCAAGACGACCTGATCGAATCCGTGGCCGCAGCGCTGCAGTACATCAGCTATTACCACCCTGCCGATTACATCCAGCACCTGGGCCGCGCCTACGAGTCGGAGCAGAGCCCAGCCGCCAAGGACGCGATCGCGCAGATCCTGACCAACTCGCGCATGTGCGCCGAGGGCAAGCGGCCGATCTGCCAGGATACCGGCATGGTCAACGTGTTCCTGAAGATCGGCATGGGCGTTCGCTTCGAGGGCTTTACTGGTACCGTTACCGACGCCGTGAACGAAGGCGTGCGCCGCGCGTACAACTTCGCGGACAACAAGCTGCGCGCATCGATCGTGGCCGACCCGCACTTCGAGCGCAAGAACACCAAGGACAACACCCCGGCCGTCGTCCACATGGAACTGGTGGAAGGCAATACGGTTGACGTGGGCGTCGCGGCAAAAGGCGGCGGCTCCGAGAACAAGACCAAGTTCGTGATGCTGAACCCTTCCGACTCGCTGGTCGACTGGGTGCTGAAAACCGTGCCGCTGATGGGCGCCGGCTGGTGCCCGCCGGGCATGCTGGGCATCGGCATCGGCGGCAGCGCCGAGAAGGCCATGCTGCTGGCAAAAGAGTCGCTGATGGAAGACATCGACATGTTCGAGCTGAAGAAGCGCGGCCCGCAGAACAAGCTCGAAGAGCTGCGCATCGAACTGTGCGACAAGATCAACGCGCTGGGCATCGGCGCGCAGGGCCTGGGCGGCCTGACGACCGTGCTGGACGTGAAGATCAACATGTACCCGACGCACGCGGCATCGAAGCCTGTCGCCATGATCCCGAACTGCGCCGCTACGCGCCACGCGCACTTCGTGCTCGATGGTTCCGGTCCGGCCTACATCGAGCCGCCGAAGCTGTCCGACTGGCCGAGCGTGTCGTGGGCACCGGATACGGAAAAGTCGAAGCGCGTGGACCTGAACACGCTGACGAAGGAAGAAGTGGCGTCGTGGACGCCGGGCCAGACCCTGCTCCTGAATGGCAAGATGCTGACCGGCCGCGACGCCGCGCACAAGCGCATCCAGGACATGCTGGCCAAGGGCGAGCCGCTGCCGGTGGACTTCACCAACCGCGTGATCTACTACGTGGGCCCGGTGGATCCGGTGGGCAGCGAAGTCGTGGGCCCGGCTGGCCCGACCACTGCAACGCGCATGGACAAGTTCACCGACATGATGCTCGAGAAGACCGGCCTGATCTCGATGGTCGGCAAGGCCGAGCGCGGCCCTGTGGCGATCGAATCGATCCAGCGCCACAAATCGGCTTACCTGATGGCCGTGGGCGGTGCTGCTTACCTGGTGTCGAAGGCGATCAAGAATGCCAAGGTGGTGGGCTTCGAGGACCTGGGCATGGAAGCGATCTACGAGTTCGATGTGGTCGACATGCCGGTGACCGTGGCTGTCGATTCCACCGGTACTTCGGTGCACCAGACCGGGCCGAAGGAATGGGCTGTCAGGATCGAGAACCTGAAGGCGGAAGGCGCGCTGGCTTGA
- a CDS encoding pentapeptide repeat-containing protein: MELLAGRSGALRIRSPAPQASVQVNSAGIQDLPRNRQPACCMAHVPPCEGHIIAAFAAQPRSSAVGLAYRNHTYSMHIAEQTLTRADIESVLAQGTPRFEQCNLDGADLSRLDLRGASFAHCSVAETSFYAAKLMHSMWQRCRGRQADFESAELTDAQFHGCDLNNSSWRRARLASALLKGCKLTGANFEEAAHLALAFEDCLLVGADLRRMSFRKATLDQLDFADADLAGCDFRDAVFQGGSLRNANLKGARFDNADLREADLGGLKLADVKLFQGALISGRQAAEVLSEMGLRVG, encoded by the coding sequence TTGGAACTGTTGGCGGGGCGGAGCGGCGCACTGCGCATCCGCTCGCCGGCACCGCAGGCCAGCGTGCAGGTCAACAGCGCCGGCATCCAGGACTTGCCACGAAATCGCCAGCCAGCATGCTGCATGGCGCACGTTCCTCCGTGCGAAGGCCATATAATTGCCGCCTTCGCCGCACAACCCCGATCATCCGCAGTGGGACTGGCGTACCGCAACCACACTTATTCGATGCACATCGCTGAACAAACCCTCACCCGCGCAGACATCGAAAGCGTCCTCGCCCAAGGCACGCCCCGATTCGAACAATGCAACCTCGATGGCGCCGACCTGTCGCGGCTCGACCTGCGCGGCGCCAGCTTCGCGCACTGTAGCGTGGCCGAAACGTCGTTCTATGCCGCGAAGCTGATGCACTCCATGTGGCAGCGCTGCCGCGGTCGCCAGGCCGACTTCGAATCGGCGGAGCTGACGGATGCGCAATTCCACGGGTGCGACCTGAACAACAGCAGCTGGCGCCGGGCGCGGCTGGCGTCGGCGCTGCTGAAGGGGTGCAAGCTCACCGGGGCGAATTTCGAGGAAGCGGCGCACCTGGCCCTGGCATTCGAGGATTGCCTGCTGGTCGGCGCCGACCTCCGTCGCATGTCGTTTCGCAAGGCGACGCTGGACCAGCTCGATTTTGCCGATGCCGACCTGGCCGGCTGCGATTTCCGCGACGCGGTGTTCCAGGGCGGCAGCCTGCGCAACGCCAACCTGAAAGGTGCGCGCTTCGACAATGCCGATTTGCGCGAAGCCGATCTGGGCGGGCTGAAACTGGCCGATGTGAAACTGTTCCAGGGCGCCCTCATCTCGGGACGACAGGCAGCCGAAGTGCTGTCGGAAATGGGCTTGCGGGTAGGTTGA
- the murI gene encoding glutamate racemase, with protein sequence MTHPTLPVNAESPIGIFDSGVGGLSVLRHVHAQLPHEHLIYFADSGYAPYGDREEEWVIQRSLAVAAFLFGQGVKALVVACNTATVAAIKAIRTQWPGVPIVGVEPGLKPGAAATKSGKVGVLATDRTLHSEKFLTLRDQVAAATQAEFLLQPCIGLVDQIELGQLGSAGTMALLEQYVVPLLDGGADTLVLGCTHYPFVEQAIRNVVAQHTTGPVALIDTGDAVARQLARLLEGAGLLRPAGVAHLRGYTTANPAILAEAFRALLSLTPQVDSVVVA encoded by the coding sequence ATGACCCACCCCACCCTCCCCGTCAATGCCGAATCTCCCATCGGCATCTTCGATTCCGGCGTGGGCGGACTTTCGGTCCTGCGCCACGTGCACGCACAGCTGCCGCATGAACACCTGATCTATTTCGCCGATTCCGGTTACGCGCCTTACGGTGACCGCGAAGAAGAATGGGTGATCCAGCGCTCGCTCGCGGTCGCCGCATTCCTGTTCGGGCAAGGCGTCAAGGCGCTGGTGGTGGCCTGCAATACCGCCACCGTCGCCGCCATCAAGGCCATTCGCACGCAGTGGCCGGGCGTGCCGATCGTGGGCGTGGAACCGGGCCTGAAACCGGGCGCCGCGGCCACGAAGTCCGGCAAGGTCGGCGTGCTGGCCACGGACCGCACGCTGCACAGTGAAAAATTCCTCACCCTGCGCGACCAGGTCGCCGCCGCCACGCAGGCCGAGTTCCTGCTGCAGCCCTGCATCGGCCTCGTCGACCAGATCGAACTGGGCCAGCTCGGTTCGGCCGGCACGATGGCGCTGCTGGAACAGTATGTGGTGCCGCTGCTCGATGGCGGTGCCGATACGCTGGTGCTGGGGTGCACGCACTACCCGTTCGTCGAACAGGCGATCCGCAACGTGGTGGCGCAGCACACGACCGGGCCCGTCGCCCTGATCGACACCGGCGACGCCGTCGCCCGCCAGCTCGCCCGCCTGCTCGAAGGCGCCGGCCTGCTGCGCCCCGCCGGCGTGGCCCACCTGCGCGGCTACACCACCGCCAACCCCGCCATCCTCGCCGAAGCCTTCCGCGCCCTGCTCTCGCTCACGCCGCAAGTCGATTCGGTCGTCGTCGCCTGA
- a CDS encoding energy transducer TonB, giving the protein MNKHLIAAFIATFAATIVAGTAFAAEVPASVDARKCKAEYPKASLLNEEQGAVSMAFLVSPAGDVVESKIEKSSGFKNLDKAALKALTACKFTPGKKDGSVAQTWAKVDYVWAL; this is encoded by the coding sequence ATGAACAAGCACCTGATCGCCGCCTTTATCGCCACCTTCGCCGCCACCATCGTTGCAGGCACTGCCTTCGCCGCCGAAGTGCCGGCCTCCGTCGACGCCCGCAAATGCAAGGCCGAATATCCAAAGGCTTCGCTGCTGAACGAAGAGCAGGGCGCCGTGTCGATGGCCTTCCTGGTATCGCCGGCTGGCGACGTGGTGGAGTCCAAGATCGAAAAGTCGAGCGGCTTCAAGAACCTGGACAAGGCTGCCCTGAAGGCGCTGACCGCCTGCAAGTTCACGCCGGGCAAGAAAGACGGTTCCGTGGCGCAGACGTGGGCCAAGGTCGATTACGTCTGGGCGCTGTAA